The Salmo salar chromosome ssa06, Ssal_v3.1, whole genome shotgun sequence genome window below encodes:
- the adam17b gene encoding disintegrin and metalloproteinase domain-containing protein 17, translating to MQIVFLFIVSLFLTNGATKPPAEVVDPEYDFLSSMLSDFEVLPLASLQTHSVRRRDLQTQTHVERHLSFTALQRHFKLYLRTNTELFTEDFSAVFVGEDGQEDSYEVNRQNFFTGHVIGEENSRVQAHIDDNDFSAHILTDEAEYNIEPLWRFTSAPPDGRLLVYRPEDIRNISRLASPKVCGYVKADSNDLLPESMRSARLEDEEEEPLVREKRQVHDHRKNTCPLLLVADHRFFQEMGRGEESTTLNYLIELIDRVDDIYRSTSWDDEYKGYGVQIQQIIIEKLPTRVPPGEAHFNMRGSPVEGKDVWDVKKLLEQFSVDIADNASKVCLAHLFTYQDFDEGTLGLAYVAPSRQGIPGGLCSEKCPPSSPETRAIYLNTGLTSTKNYGKTILTKEADLVTTHELGHNFGAEHDPDNIPYCAPREDQGGKYVMYPIAVSGDHVNNKLFSNCSKISIVKRLRNKAPVCFRERNSNVCGNSRVEQGEECDPGLLHINDDRCCTSDCKLRPTAKCSDRNSACCKQCQYEREGKVCQEPISATCKGKSYCTGNSSECPSPENAPDKTVCLDNGECLDGVCIPFCEAVKNLQSCACNETNSSCKVCCRSTSGVCAPFQDDGGDFIYLRKGKPCTVGFCDGAGKCMKQVQDVIERLWDFIDKLDINTFRKFLADNIVGSVVVFSLVFWVPLSILVHCVDKKLDQQYEQTTKSLLFPSNAEFMSSLESASVRIFKPPAISALRMQASGPQQTSTPPIQAPTPARTTGAQVPTSTPSPSQSPLPPLESPRMATIQEDPSFDSHLDEEALEGDFPMGSSAPHSFEDLTERGPLARRSDKALSFRLQRQAHIRINSKETEC from the exons ATGCAGATAGTCTTTTTATTTATAGTTTCTCTATTTTTAACGAATGGTGCAACAAAACCGCCTGCGGAGGTTGTAGATCCTGAATATG ACTTCCTCAGTTCCATGCTTTCAGACTTTGAGGTGCTGCCCCTCGCCAGTCTCCAGACTCACTCGGTCCGGCGACGGGACCTCCAGACACAGACCCACGTGGAACGACATCTCAGCTTCACTGCCTTACAGAG GCATTTCAAGCTGTATCTGAGGACCAACACGGAGCTGTTCACAGAGGACTTCAGTGCCGTGTTCGTGGGTGAGGATGGACAGGAGGACAGTTACGAGGTCAACAGACAGAACTTTTTCACCGGCCACGTCATAG GGGAGGAGAACTCTAGAGTGCAGGCGCATATTGATGACAATGACTTCTCGGCACACATCCTCACTGACGAAGCGGAGTACAACATTGAG cCCCTGTGGAGGTTTACGTCGGCGCCCCCCGATGGCCGTTTGCTGGTATACCGTCCCGAGGACATAAGGAACATCAGCCGACTGGCCTCGCCCAAGGTCTGTGGCTACGTGAAGGCTGACTCCAATGACCTGCTGCCTGAGAGTATGAGATCAGCTAgactggaggatgaggaggaag AGCCCCTggtcagagagaagagacaggtccatGACCACAGGAAGAACACCTGTCCTTTACTCTTGGTGGCTGACCATCGCTTCTTCCAAGAGATGGGCCGCGGCGAGGAAAGCACTACCCTCAACTACCTG ATCGAGCTGATTGACCGCGTGGATGACATCTACAGGTCGACGTCGTGGGACGACGAGTATAAAGGATACGGGGTTCAGATCCAACAG ATCATCATTGAGAAGCTCCCCACCCGCGTACCTCCAGGGGAGGCCCACTTCAACATGAGGGGAAGTCCCGTAGAGGGTAAGGATGTCTGGGACGTGAAGAAGCTTTTGGAG CAATTCAGTGTGGATATAGCAGACAACGCGTCCAAGGTGTGTCTGGCTCACCTGTTCACCTACCAGGACTTTGACGAGGGGACCCTGGGCCTGGCCTACGTGGCCCCCTCCAGACAGGGCATCCCTGGGGGCCTCTGCTCAGAGA AGTGCCCTCCGTCTTCGCCTGAGACGAGAGCTATTTATCTCAACACTGGGCTCACCAGCACTAAGAACTATGGGAAAACTATTCTGACCAAG GAGGCAGACCTGGTGACGACTCACGAGCTGGGCCATAACTTTGGGGCAGAGCACGACCCTGATAACATCCCCTACTGTGCTCCCAGGGAAGACCAGGGGGGCAAATACGTCATGTATCCCATCGCTGTGAGCGGAGACCACGTCAACAACAAG CTTTTCTCCAACTGCAGTAAGATCTCCATTGTGAAGCGTCTGAGGAACAAGGCTCCAGTGTGCTTCAGGGAGAGGAACAGCAACGTGTGTGGGAACAGCAGGGTGGAACAGGGTGAGGAGTGTGACCCGGGACTGCTGCACATCAACGACGACCGCTGCTGTACCTCCGACTGCAAGCTCCGCCCCACAGCCAAGTGCAG tGACAGGAACAGTGCATGCTGTAAGCAGTGCCAGTATGAGAGGGAGGGCAAGGTGTGCCAGGAGCCCATCAGTGCCACCTGTAAGGGCAAGTCCTACTGCACAG GCAACAGTAGTGAGTGTCCGTCTCCTGAGAACGCCCCTGACAAGACTGTGTGTTTGGACAACGGCGAGTGCCTGGACGGTGTGTGTATCCCTTTCTGTGAGGCCGTCAAGAACCTGCAGTCCTGCGCCTGCAATG aaaCCAACTCGTCATGTAAAGTGTGCTGTCGAAGCACCAGTGGAGTGTGCGCCCCATTCCAGGACGACGGAGGGGACTTCATCTACCTCCGCAAGGGAAAACCCTGCACCGTGGGCTTCTGTGACGGAGCA GGGAAATGTATGAAGCAAGTTCAGGATGTCATTGAGAGGCTGTGGGATTTCATTGACAAGCTGGACATCAACACGTTTCGGAAGTTTTTGGCGGACAACATCGTGGGCTCTGTGGTGGTCTTCTCGTTGGTCTTCTGGGTCCCCCTCAGCATCCTGGTTCACTGTGTG GATAAAAAACTGGATCAGCAGTATGAACAGACCACCAAGTCTCTGCTTTTTCCGAGT AATGCAGAGTTTATGAGCAGTCTAGAGTCAGCCTCCGTGCGGATCTTCAAACCCCCTGCCATCTCAGCCCTGCGCATGCAGGCCTCTGGCCCCCAGCAGACCAGCACTCCCCCCATCCAAGCCCCAACTCCAGCTCGAACCACTGGGGCCCAAGTCCCAACCTCCACTCCCAGCCCTAGCCAGAGTCCCCTGCCTCCCCTGGAGAGCCCACGCATGGCCACCATCCAGGAGGACCCCAGCTTTGACTCCCACCTGGATGAAGAGGCTCTGGAGGGCGACTTTCCCATGGGGAGTTCGGCTCCACACTCCTTTGAGGATCTGACAGAGCGTGGGCCCCTGGCCCGACGCAGTGACAAAGCCCTGTCATTCAGACTCCAGAGACAGGCCCACATCCGCATCAACAGCAAGGAGACAGAGTGCTGA